GGGCGGGCCGCATCAGGCGAATCACATGGCAAGAGGGGATTGTTTTTCTCGCGCGGCCGTCATGCACTCTCGGCTTGTGCGGCATGGGCCGGTCGCTATGATGTTCGGCCTATGCCAGCGAATATCCGAGAGATCAAGGGCCGGATCAAGGCCGTGGGCAACATCAAGCGCATCACGCACACGATGCAGCTCATTGCCTCGGCCAAGTTCCAGCAGATGCAGAAGCGCGCGACCGATGCGCAGGCCTATACCCACAAGGTCGCCGAGGTCGTCGGCGAGGTCGCGTCGACCATGAGCCCGGGCGAGGTGGACCTGCCGCTGATCAGCCCGCCGGCCCAAAAAGTCGGCAAGGAGCTGCTGCTCGTGCTGACGTCCAGCCGGGGCTTGTGCGGGGCGTACAACGGCAACGTGATGCGCAAGGCGCTCGCCCACCTCAACGCCCAGGGCCAGCAGAACATCGACCTCGAAGTCGTCGGCAAGAAGGGCGTGGGGATGTTCAAGTTCTCGCGTGTGCCGGTGGATGTGGTCCACGACACGATCAGCGACACGCCGGGCTACGACGAGGTCGCCGCGATCGCGCAGACGTATATGGATGCGTACATCGACGGCAACTACGACGCGGTGCGGGTGTGCTATATGGCGTTTCGCTCGATGTCCAAGCAGGAGCCGGTGCTGCAGACGCTGTTGCCGCTGGAGCCGCCGGACGGGGGAAGTGGCCCAGTGGCCGAGCGGTCTAGTGGTCAAGTGAAAGACTCGGCCACTGGGCCACAGGACCACTCGACCACTTCCGCCGTCAACTACGAGTTCTCGCCCGGCCCGGAAGAGCTGCTGGGTGAGCTTTTGCCGATCACGGTGAAGTCGACGCTGTTCCAGTGCTTCAACGAGGCGATCGTGAGCGAGCAGATCGCGCGGATGGTCGCGATGAAGTCGGCGACCGATGCGGCGGGCAAGATGGGGAAATCGCTCAAGCGGCAGTTCAACCGCGCCCGCCAGGCGGCGATCACGACCGAGCTGTCGGAGATCATCGCCGGTGCGGCGGCATTGGAATAGACCCCCGGAATACTGGGCAGGCGCTCGGGCCTGTCTTTGCGGGAATGGAAGGCGGGCCGGCGGTCGGTCCCACGGCGTATGAAAAACAAACGCCCCGGCAAGCTGATGTTGGGGCTCAAGCCCCAGGACCTAAGGGCCCTGGGCATCGGGCTCGAACTCGCGGCGGTGATCGGCGGGGCCGCGTGGCTGGGCCACTGGGCCGACGGCAAGTTCGGCACCTCCCCCTGGCTGGCGTTTACAGGCGTCGTCTTCGGGCTCACCGGCGGCTGCTGGCACGCCCTGAAGATGGCCAACCACGGCAAGACGCCCGACATCCCCGGCATCACGGCGAAGAAAAAGAACACGACCCGCAAACCAAACGACACGCAAGCCGACAAGACAGACGACCCCGACCGATGAGCACACCGACCGCCACCAACCCGCACACCCGCGTCGCCCGCGCCGCCGTCCTGGCCGGCGTGCTGAGCGCGCTCGCGGTGGGCGCGGCGTATGGCGTGGCCCGGCTGGCCGGCGCGGAACTCGTCGCCAAGGACATCGCGATGGTGGGGGGGCTCTTGCTCCTGGCCGGTGTGCCCGGGCTCGTGTTCGCGGCCCTCGCGGCCGGCCGGATGCGCGGCGGCGCGGTCTACGGCTTTCTGGGCGGGATGCTCGTCCGCATGCCCGCCGGCGCAGCCCTCGCGCTGTGGGGCGCGAAGTGGGGGCTCGCGAGTTCGCCTGCGTTTACCCAGTGCATCGCCGCGGGCTACCTCGTCCTGCTTGTGATTGAAGTCCTCATCCTTGCCCCGGCCGTCAAGGCCACCGCGGGGATCGCGCCGGACACGACCCGACCCGAAACTGACACGACCGGCTTCGCTGCGACGCCGACACTCCCCAAGGAGTCCTGCTGATGTTCACGACACTCGCCGCCGAGGGCGGCAAGCTCAGCGCCGAAAGCCACATCGAACGCCACGGCTTCTTCCAGATCGTCGGCGGCGAGGAGGGCGGCTTCTGGTCGCTCTGGTTCAACAACCACCTGCTCATGAGCTTGGTCGCCTCGGCGATCGCGCTGTTCGTGCTCTGGCTCGTCGCCAAGAAGATGCAGCCCCGCCCCGAAGAGGGCGCCAAGGGCTACGTCACCCGCGGCGGGCTCGCCGGGTTCTTCGAGATGATCCTCGTCTACCTCCGCGACGAGACCGTCAGGCCCCTGCTCCACGGCAAGACCGACAAGTACATCGGCTTCCTCTGGTCGCTCTTCTTCTTCATCCTCTTTGGCAACCTCGTCGGCATGCTCCCCATCGGGCCCGTCCTCGGCCTGATCGCGGGCAAAGACTGGTCGCACACCGGCGGGACGTTCACCGGCAACTGGAACTTCACGATCGCCCTGGCCGTGATCGCCTGCATCGTCTGGCTCGTCGCGGGGCTTAAAGAAGGCGGCATGGGCTACATCAAGCACTACTGGGTCGTGCCGCTGGGCGACCAGCCCAAGGCGCTCTGGCCGCTGCTCATCGTCGTGGGCATCATGATCGCGATCCTCGAAGTCGCGGGCAACGTCCTCATCAAGCCCTTCGCGCTGTGCGTGCGTCTGGTCGCCAACATGATGGCCGGCCACATGGTGCTCGGCTCGATCGTCATCATCTCCGTCGTCGCCTTCGACAGCGGCAGCTACGCCGGGTCGGTCATCGCCTTCCTCGGCTCGCTGGCGATCTTCTTCCTCGAACTCTTCGTCGCCTTCCTCCAGGCCTACATCTTTATGTTCCTGACCGCGATCTTTATCTCGCTGGGCATGCCCCACGAGCACGACCATGAACACGCCGGCCACGACGAGCACGGCCACGAACTGATCGACGGCCCCCACGGCATGAACCCGCCCGCCGGGCAAGAACTCCCCGCGTCCAGCTAAACACACAATAGACCGGGCTTCTTGTAAGCCCTCCCGAACACGGGCCCGCCGGTGTACCGCCCCCCAAAGACCGGCAAGTGATCCTTCCTTCCCCATTCCCCCTTTTATTCGGAGTTTCTCATGTTGAACGTTCTTGCAAGTCTCGACGCCGCCGGCTGGGCCGCGGGTCTCGCCGGCGTCGGTGTCGGCCTCTGTGTCCTCGGTGCCGGCATCGGCATCGGCAACATCGGCGGCAACGCCACCCAGGCGACCGCCCGCCAGCCCGAGGCCTCGGGCCAGGTCTTCCTCCAGATGCTGATCGCCGCCGCGCTGATCGAAGGCGTCGCGTTCTTCGGCATCCTCCAGGCCAGCGGTGGCGGCGCCGCCGCGATCGAAGCCGCCGAGGGCATGAACGACGAGACCGCCCTGGTCGCGCCCGCCGACGACACCGTCTACATCATCGAAGAAGACGAAGTCCACTAAGCGATATCGCTCAGGCGGCCGCCCGCCTGGCACACGTTTTCCACCCCGCCGGGCCCAAACGCCCGGCGGGGCATTGCGCCGCGATCCCTGTATATTGTTAGCCCCCTTTTGCACGCCAGGCCTACCGCCATGAAGCACACGCTACGACTCTCCGCCCTCCTCACCGCGCTGCTGGTCTCTCTGCCGACCTTCGCCGCCGAGACCGACGAAGCGCACGGCGAACACGCCCACGTCGAGGGCGACCCGATGGGTCTCTTCGGCCTGGAGATGATCTGGGCGACCGTCCTCTTCCTGCTCTTCGCGGGCATCCTCGGCTTCTTCGTCTGGCCCAAGATCCTCAAGGCCCTGCAGGACCGCGAGCAGAAGCTCGAAGGCGACCTCGTCGGCGCCGAGCAGGCGCGTAAGGACGCCGACGCCGCGCTGGCCGAGTACAAACTGAAGATCGCCGAAGCGCAAAAAGAGGCCGGCCAGGTCGTCGCCGAGGCCCGCGCCGCCGCGACGCAGAGCGCCGCCAAGATCATCGCCGACGCCGAAGCCCAGGCGACGCAGCGCAACGAACGCAACCTCGCCGAGATCGCCGCCGCCAAGGAGCAGGCGATCAGCGACATCCACAGCCAGACCGCCGAGCTCGCGACGCTGGTCGCGTCGAAGATCCTCAAGCGCGAGATCAACGCCCAGGACCAGCAGCAACTCGTCGACGACTCGCTCGCCGAACTCACCGCCGCGAACAACTAAACCTGACGCCCCCGACCGCGCAGGCCAACCCGCAGGCGAAACACGATGGCCCGCAAAGGATTCTGGAACAAGCTCTTCGGCGGCGACGAACCCCCGGAAGACCGGCCCAAAGAAACGCCGCCCCGGCCAGAACCCCAAGCCGAACCCGACCCGCCAGCGCAGCCGGAACCCAGTGACCCCCCGGCCGGCCAAGACGGCACCCCCCAAGACCCCGCCGAAGAGATTGAAGACGACCGCGACCTCATCGACATCGACACAGAGACAGACACAGACGCCGTATCGACACCGCCGCAAACGCCCGAAGTGACCGACACGCCCGAAGCGCCCGCCGACCCCGACCCCGTTCCCGGAGACGTCCCCTTGCCCCAGACCGCCGAACTCAAGACCGACGCCGTGGGCCGGGTGTATGCCGGGGCGCTGCTGGACCTCGCGCGTGAAGCGGGCGAGCAGGACGCGGTCGCCCAGGAAGTCGGCGAGCTGCTCCCGCTGGTCGAGTCGGGCAGCGACCTGCACCGGCTGTTGACCAACCCCGTCATCAGCGCCGACGAGCGGTCGAAGATCATCGGCCGCGTCTTCGAGGGCAAGGTCAGCGACCTGCTGCTGCGGTTCCTGAAAGTCGTGGCCGACAAAGACCGCCTGGGCAGTCTGGGGCCGATCCTCTCGGGCTACCTGCTCGCGATCGCGGAGTCGGGCGGCAAGGTCACGGTCGACGCCTACGTCGCCGCCGCGATGGACGACGCCACCGCCAGCCGCGTCGCCGAACGCATCGGCCAGTCGCTGGGCAAAGAAGTCGCGCTGCGCCAGCACGTCGACGAATCCCTCATCGGCGGGCTGAAGATCAAGGTCGGCGACAAACTGATCGACGCGAGCGTCGCGTCGCAGCTCCGGGCGATGAAGAACAAGATGATTGCGGGGAAGCAGCAGTAGTGGCCAAGCGGCCAAGTGGTCCAGTGGCCGAGTAAAGAGGGCGGTTGTGGCCAAGGTAAAACGGTATGAAGACTTGGTCGTGTGGCAGAAGGCGTATGAGTTAGTTCTTCAGATCTACACGCGAACGAAGATGTTCCCCGCAGACGAGAGATTCGGGTTGACACAGCAGATGAGGCGGGCCGCCGTAAGCGTCGTCTCAAACATCGCGGAAGGGTTTGGTCGCCGTACGACCGCCGACTTCCTCCGGTTCCTCGATATGTCTCGGGGCTCCGTCAACGAGTTGGAAACACAGACAAGGATCGCCATCGGATTGAAGTACATCGAGCCTGACGAGCAACTCAGGCAACTGATCGGCGATGTGGAACGCCTCCTCGCCGGCCTAATCCGCTCACTCGAACGTAAACAACAGAACTCCGGCCACTAGGCCACTCGACCACTAGGCCACTTGGCCACAAAGTTGCGGAGCAACCTCCCATGAAAATCAACACCGACGAAATCACCAGCGTCATCAAGCAGGAAGTCGCGAACTACAACACCCAGCTCGACGTGAGCCAGGTCGGCACCGTGGTCGAGGTCGGCGACGGGATCGCGCGGATCTACGGCCTGTCGAAAGCCATGGCCGGCGAGATGCTCGAGTTTGAGACCAAGGACGGCTCCACGGTCTCGGGCCAGGTGATGAACCTCGAAGAGGACATCGTCGGCGCGGTCATCTTCGGCGACTACCTCGGCGTGAGCGAGGGCATGACCGTCAAGAGCACGGGCCAGCTGCTCAGCGTGCCGACCGGTGAAGGGCTCCTGGGCCGAGTCGTCAACGCGCTGGGCGAGCCGATCGACGGCAAGGGCCCGGTCGCCGGCGACGTCGAGATGCGGAAGATGGACATCATCGCGCCGGGCATCGCCGCCCGCCAGCCCGTCAGCCAGCCGATGCAGTTCGGTGTCAAGGCCGTCGACTCGATGATCCCCGTGGGCCGGGGCCAGCGCGAGCTGATCATCGGCGACCGCAAGACGGGTAAGACCGCCGTCGCCATCGACGCGATCATCAACCAGAAGTACACGCACGAAGAAGAGGGCGAAGAGCCCGTCTACTGCTTCTACGTCGCGGTGGGCCAGAAGGACTCGACCGTCGCGGGCGTCGTCGATGCACTCCGCGAGAACGGCGCGATGGACTACACCACGGTCATCGTCGCCTCCGCCTCCGAGGCCGCGCCGATGCAGTACATCGCGCCCTACGCGGGCACGTCGATGGCCGAGCACTTCATGTGGAAGGGCAAGCACGCCCTGATCGTCTACGACGACCTTTCGAAGCAGGCCGTCGCCTACCGCCAGCTCTCCCTGCTGCTGCGACGCCCCCCGGGCCGTGAGGCCTACCCCGGCGACGTGTTCTACCTCCACTCCCGCCTGCTCGAACGCTCGACCAAACTCAGCGACGCCAACGGCGGCGGCTCGCTCACCTCGCTCCCCATCATCGAGACCCAGGAAGGCGACGTCTCGGCCTACATCCCGACCAACGTCATCTCCATCACCGACGGCCAGATCTATCTCGAACCCGACCTGTTCTTCGCCGGCGTCCGCCCCGCGATTAACGTCGGCATCTCCGTCTCCCGCGTCGGCGGCGCCGCACAGATCAAGGCGATGAAGAAGGTCGCCGGCTCGCTCCGCCTCCAGCTCGCCGCCTACCGCGAGCTCGAAGCGTTCGCGCAGCTCGGCACCGACCTGGACGCCTCGACCCAGAAAGAACTCGACCGCGGGGCCCGCATGGTCGAGCTGCTCAAGCAGCCCCAGTACCAGCCCATGCCCGCCGTCGACCAGGTCATCCAGATCTGGGCCGCCAGCAACGGCTACATGGACAAGATCAAGGTCGAACAGGTCCAGGACTACGCCGCGAAACTCGTCGAGTACTTCAAGACCCAGGGCAGCGCGACCTATGATGCGCTCAACGACTCCAAGGCCCTGGGTGACGACATCGTCGACGGGCTCAAGAAGGGCGCCGAGGCCTTCACCGCCGGGTACACCGGCTAAACACGCCGCGTTTGAAGATTGAACAACGATCCAGAAGCCCACGCCCTTTGAGCGTGGGCTTTTTTTACTTTCCCCTAGGCATATTCCGCACCATCGGTATCATGGCTTCATCGTTGTTCTATTCAGGGGCCAATCGATGCGCATCAAGTGGGCCGGTTTGTGGGTGCTGTTTCTCGCCCTTGCCGTCGGCTCCGCCGTGTTCCCCGCTGCGGCTCAAGACGGCACGATCGAGCCGACACCCGACCCGGTCTACCTGTCGGGACGGGTCGTCGATTCCGAGGGCGAGCCGATCGCGGGGGTCGAGCTCTACGCCATGCCGTGCGGGGTGCCGGGTCGGCTGGCGTCTGTGCTGATCCCGGGGTCGCGATACGAGAACGCGTTGTGGGGCGCGTCGACCGACGATCAGGGCGCGTTCTCGATTGCCGTCGCGTTCCCCGGCGTGATTTACCGGGTCGGGTGTCGCTATGACTCGACGGCCAGCTTCAGTACGCAAGAAGTGATCGCGGACCCCGGCGTGTCGGTGGAGATTGTTGCGTACCCGTTCGACCCCCAGCCCGTCATCGAAGGCCAGGTCGTTCGCAGCGACGGGACGTTCGCCGCGGGCGCGACGGTCGAGCTACTGGGACGCTACGCCGGGCAGCGATGGACCCGGCGGTGCGATGCGATGGGGCGGTTCTGCTTTGACGACATCTACGCACGGTCGTGGAATGGCGGGACGATCTACGCGAAACTTGATGGCGAAGTCTCGATACCCTACACCCCCGTCCAGATGCGGGCGTCGGGTGGACGGGTCGTGCTCGGCCTGCCGGGGATGGCGGTCGGCGTGCTGCGCGACCTGAAGACGGGTGAGCCGATCGTTGGGGCGACCATCATCGTCGAGCCAAGGCGTTACCCGCAGATCCGCTGGACCGCGACGACACATGACGACGGCTGGTTCCAGGTGCTCGACCTGCCGCCGGGCGAGTACCAGTACCGCGCGGTGTGTGAGTCGCACGCGGACCGGCCCCCGTCGTTGCGGCGTTGGGACTCGCGCCGGGTCCGTGTGCGCGCGGGCGAGACGGCCGAGTTGGCGGGCTTCCAGATGAGCGAGCGCGCCCTGCTCGGGGGCCGGGTGCTCGACGCCGATGGCCAGCCGGTGGCCGGCGCGCTGGTGGGCTGCATCTGCCACGCGGGCGCGTACGCCGACGGGGTCGACGCGGTCTACACCGACGCGGCGGGGCGGTACGAGCTGCACCCGGGCGCGTTCGACGAGGGCAATCTGCGCGAGATCCACGCCTACCACCCGGCGATGGGGAGCGGCTCGACGCGCATCGAGGTGTTCCTGCCCGACCCCCAGCGCAACAAGCTCGAGCCGGGCATGGCGATGACCCACTTCGATATCGTGCTGGGCGGCGCGACCCGGCTGCGCGGCCGAGTGACCGGGCCCGATGGTGAACCCCTCGCCGGCATCCGCTGCGGTTACTCGGGGTGGAATGTCCACGCGGCGACCGACGATGACGGCCGCTACGACCTGGGCATGGTCTCGCTTGCGACAGACCCGGGCGGCACCCGTCTGCGGCCCGTGCAAGCGATGCCGCGCGGCGTGATCACCGAGGGGTCCTACGCCCGCTGGCCCGACCGGGTGCGCCAGCCCGAGGAACGCCACTACATCGCGGGCAACGCGCAGGGCGAGCCGGGCCCGGGCGGGGAATCGACCGTCGATATCCAGCTCGAAGCGACCGACGTGTTGACCTTCGGCGGGCGGGTCAATCGGCCCGTGGCGTGGGGAGATCGCGGCCCGAAGGTCTACCTCATCCACGGCCGGGTCGAGGGCGAGCAAGTCCGCGACAGCGTGCTCAATTTCCTCAAACTCCTGCGGCGACAAGAAGAGCAAATCCGCATGCATGGCCATGTCTCTCAGCTGCCGATCGACCACGACCTCTGCGTCTTCCGATCCATCCGTTCGGACAAAGACGGCCTGTGGTCGGCGCACTACACCCGGCACGACCTGGAAACATGGGCGCAGTACGCCGACCGCCTCCGCCAGACCGGGCTGACCCAGGAGGAGCGGATGCTGGCGGAGCTGGGTGTCGATGTCGTGCGCGTTTTCGAGGATGACCGCGAGACTGAAACGCAAGACTTGGCGGAAGATGACGTAGAAGCCGAGCCCGCGATTCGGTGGGTGACGGTGCTGGTGGTGTTGGGCGAGATGGAGTACGAGCTGCATGAGCCCTTCGAGCTACGCATGGACAAAGTGGACTACACCGACCCGGCGGCGGTGCTGCCTTAGAGGTTCTTGCGCTAAAGCCCGGCCGAGGCCTCGGCCGGGCTTTATATATCCACGTTTGCGTGGCCGCTACACTGAGGGCGATGCCACAAACCAGTCCCGTCTTGATTAAGCCCTTTGATGCGATGTCCCTGCGCGAGCTGCACGCCGTGTTCAAGCTGCGGGGCGAGGTGTTTGTGGTGGGTCAGCAGATCTGTGCCGTGCCGGATGTCGATGAGTACGACCCGCTTTGTCACCACGCGCTGCTGTGGGTCGGGGACGAGCTCGCGGGCACGGCTCGGCTACTGCCCAAGGACGCTGGCCAAACGATAAAGGTCGGCCGGGTCGCGGTGGGTAAGCCGTGGCGGGGTTGCGGGATGGGCGTGACGCTGATGCGCGGCGTGCAGGCGTGGATCGGTACGGAGCCCGGCCGGGTCGGCGTCATGTCGGCGCAGGCGTATCTTGAGCGCTGGTACATCGCGCTGGGCTGGACCACGGTCGGCGCGGTCTACGAAGAAGCCGGGATCGACCACGTCGAGATGCGGTGGGGGGAAGCAGGCGCTGAGTAAACGTGAACCCCAACCGCCGCGTCACACGCGGGATCGCCCGATTAGCCCTACGCCCAGAGGGCGTGGCGCATCGGACTGACGAGTTGTTATCCAACGCCACGCCCGTTGGGCGTAGGGCTAAACGAGCGTAGGCCTAAACAAGTCGGCTACAGTGACATCATGAAACACCTCCCCCGCGCGCTGCTCATCCTCTTCGCACTGGCGCTGCCGATCCACGCGCAAGACGCCGACACCGAACGGCCCGACCTCCCGGTCCGCGTCGCGTGCGTCGGCGACGGCATCACCTACGGCACCGGTCTGCCCGAACGCGAACGCTGGTGCTACCCCGCGCTGCTGCAGGATATGCTCGGCGACGGATACGACGTACAAAACTTTGGGGTTGAGCAAGCAACGACGATCGCGGCGGGCGACCACCCGTATAGCGAGACACAGGCGTACCGCGACGCACTGGACTTCGAGCCGGACGTCGTCATCATCATGCTCGGGACTCACGACACACAGCCGGACAACTGGGAGCATTACGAGGACTTCATCTTCGACTACGAAGACATGGTCGCCGCATTCCGTGAGCACGCCGAGGCCCCCAGGGTGCTGCTGTGTGTGCCGCCGCCGACATGGACCGAGGAGCGAGCGGAGGCGGACCGGCTGCACCGGTCTCCGGTGAATGAGCGTGTGAGGTTGCTTGGTTCTCGCACATCAAGCGAGCAGATTAACCTGCACGATCTGTTGATCCAGCGGCGGGACTGGTTCCCCGATGGGGTCCACCCCAATTCGTTCGGGGCGGAACTCATCGCCAAGCGAGTCTACGAACAACTCATGCTGCGGCAGGATGTAGAGTTTGACATCTCGCAGTCGCTCGAAGGCCTGCTTGAAGAGGATGTTGATTGGCTGCCGTTTTACGCGTTTGCTCAAGGCGACATCAGAAGCTGGCATTTCTCTGCAACGATCCTGCGGCCGCGGGTCGTTGCGGAAGGCCGGCCCTGGGTCTGGCGGGCGCGATTCTGGCGTCACGAACCGCAGGCAGACTACGCCATGCTCGAACGCGGTTGGCATGTGGTGTACTGCGATGTGTCGAATCTGTACGGCAACCCCGAGGCGGTCGAACGCTGGGATACGTTCTATCAACTCATGCGGGATGCTGGGCTTGGCGAAGACCTCGTGCTCGAAGGCATGAGCCGGGGCGGGCTGATCATCTACAACTGGGCCAAGGCGAACCCGGAAAAAGTCTGCGCGATCTACGGCGACGCGCCGGTCTGCGATATCCGGAGCTGGCCCGGGGGGCTGGGCGTGGGGCGAGGATCAACTGAGGGCCAGTTCGATGGACCTCTGGAATACATCCCCAGCGACTGGGAGACCGCACTAGACGCCTACGGCCTCACCGAAGATGACATCGCCAACTTCACCGGCAACCCGATCGACGGCCTTGAACCGCTGGCGGAGCATGGCGTACCGCTGCTGCATGTCGTCGGCGAGGCGGACGACGTCGTGCCCGTCAGCGAAAACACCGCCATCCTCGAAGAACGATATCGCGCACTCGGCGGCGACATCACCGTCATCCGCAAGCCCGGCGTCGGGCACCACCCGCACGCGCTGTCCGACCCCACGCCGATCGTCGACTTCTTCCTTGAAGCGACCGGCCGGAAGGTCAACTTCGCGACAGTGGCCCGGCCCAGTGTCGAGTTCCGCGCGGGCGCGGGCTGGGGCAACGGCACATGGTGGACCCAGCATGAACACTTCAATGCGTTGGGCGAGCAGCACGACCTCGACGTCGTCTTCATCGGCGACTCGATCACGCAGAGCTTTACGGGTGTGGCGGATCGGCTTGGGCATGAAGGCGGCGGCCGAACCTTTGACCGCGCGTTTGGCGACCTCCGGGCCGCGGGGTTTGGGCTCGCCGGCGACCGCACCGAGCACCTGCTCTACCGCATCGCCAACGGCAACTTCGACCACATCGACCCGAAGGTCGTCGTCCTGATGATCGGCGTCAACAACATCAACGCCGCGGGCAACACCGGCGAACAGACGGCGCAGGGCACCCGCGCGGTCGTCGCCGCGTTGCGCGAAAAAGTGCCGGGGGCGCATGTCATCGTGCTGGGTTGTTTCCCGACCGGGCCCCGGGCCGACAGCCCGAACCGGCGGGCGGTCGATGTGCTGCACGACAACATCGCGGACATCGGTGATGCAGATGACCAGGTCACCTACCTCGACCTGCGGCCGCTGTTCCTGAACGAGGACGGCACGCTCAACGGCAACATGCGCGGCGACGCGATCCACCTCACCGGCGCCGGCTACGTGGCCTGGGCGGACGCGATCGGGCCCGTGATCCGCGAGCTGCTGGCGGAGTAGGGATTCGACTTGTTTAGCCCGACGCCCAACGGGCGTGGCGTTGTCATGCGGTGGCGTGGGTGCCCGGTGTGTGTAGGGGGCGTGGACGCCGGCCCCGTTGGGGCCTGGGCTAAACGTGGCGTGGTCTGAGGTGGGGTTTGCCCGCTGGCGGGGGAGCGTTGCACCCCCTAAAATGAAGATTCGCACACATGAGGCGGCCGGCCCGGCTGACCCACGCGGTCCACCACTTCGGCGGACACACGCGTGGCCAGCGACGCCGACCCGCCTCAACCACATACAGGGCAAGATGTTATGACAGAAGCGATCGCCTCCGACTCCGCCAAACTCACCGTCGGCGACCAGCAGATCGACCTGCCCGTCTTCGCCGGCTCCGAGGGCGAACGCTCCATCGATATCACCAAGCTCCGCGGCGAAACCGGCTACATCACGCTCGACCCCGGCTACCGCAACACCGGCTCGGTCGCCTCCGACATCACCTTCATCAACGGCGAAAAGGGCATCCTCCGCTACCGCGGCTACAGCATCGAAGACGTCTGTGG
The sequence above is a segment of the Phycisphaeraceae bacterium D3-23 genome. Coding sequences within it:
- the atpF gene encoding F0F1 ATP synthase subunit B, producing the protein MKHTLRLSALLTALLVSLPTFAAETDEAHGEHAHVEGDPMGLFGLEMIWATVLFLLFAGILGFFVWPKILKALQDREQKLEGDLVGAEQARKDADAALAEYKLKIAEAQKEAGQVVAEARAAATQSAAKIIADAEAQATQRNERNLAEIAAAKEQAISDIHSQTAELATLVASKILKREINAQDQQQLVDDSLAELTAANN
- the atpB gene encoding F0F1 ATP synthase subunit A; translated protein: MFTTLAAEGGKLSAESHIERHGFFQIVGGEEGGFWSLWFNNHLLMSLVASAIALFVLWLVAKKMQPRPEEGAKGYVTRGGLAGFFEMILVYLRDETVRPLLHGKTDKYIGFLWSLFFFILFGNLVGMLPIGPVLGLIAGKDWSHTGGTFTGNWNFTIALAVIACIVWLVAGLKEGGMGYIKHYWVVPLGDQPKALWPLLIVVGIMIAILEVAGNVLIKPFALCVRLVANMMAGHMVLGSIVIISVVAFDSGSYAGSVIAFLGSLAIFFLELFVAFLQAYIFMFLTAIFISLGMPHEHDHEHAGHDEHGHELIDGPHGMNPPAGQELPASS
- the atpH gene encoding ATP synthase F1 subunit delta, whose amino-acid sequence is MARKGFWNKLFGGDEPPEDRPKETPPRPEPQAEPDPPAQPEPSDPPAGQDGTPQDPAEEIEDDRDLIDIDTETDTDAVSTPPQTPEVTDTPEAPADPDPVPGDVPLPQTAELKTDAVGRVYAGALLDLAREAGEQDAVAQEVGELLPLVESGSDLHRLLTNPVISADERSKIIGRVFEGKVSDLLLRFLKVVADKDRLGSLGPILSGYLLAIAESGGKVTVDAYVAAAMDDATASRVAERIGQSLGKEVALRQHVDESLIGGLKIKVGDKLIDASVASQLRAMKNKMIAGKQQ
- the atpA gene encoding F0F1 ATP synthase subunit alpha, translating into MKINTDEITSVIKQEVANYNTQLDVSQVGTVVEVGDGIARIYGLSKAMAGEMLEFETKDGSTVSGQVMNLEEDIVGAVIFGDYLGVSEGMTVKSTGQLLSVPTGEGLLGRVVNALGEPIDGKGPVAGDVEMRKMDIIAPGIAARQPVSQPMQFGVKAVDSMIPVGRGQRELIIGDRKTGKTAVAIDAIINQKYTHEEEGEEPVYCFYVAVGQKDSTVAGVVDALRENGAMDYTTVIVASASEAAPMQYIAPYAGTSMAEHFMWKGKHALIVYDDLSKQAVAYRQLSLLLRRPPGREAYPGDVFYLHSRLLERSTKLSDANGGGSLTSLPIIETQEGDVSAYIPTNVISITDGQIYLEPDLFFAGVRPAINVGISVSRVGGAAQIKAMKKVAGSLRLQLAAYRELEAFAQLGTDLDASTQKELDRGARMVELLKQPQYQPMPAVDQVIQIWAASNGYMDKIKVEQVQDYAAKLVEYFKTQGSATYDALNDSKALGDDIVDGLKKGAEAFTAGYTG
- a CDS encoding four helix bundle protein: MAKVKRYEDLVVWQKAYELVLQIYTRTKMFPADERFGLTQQMRRAAVSVVSNIAEGFGRRTTADFLRFLDMSRGSVNELETQTRIAIGLKYIEPDEQLRQLIGDVERLLAGLIRSLERKQQNSGH
- a CDS encoding AtpZ/AtpI family protein gives rise to the protein MKNKRPGKLMLGLKPQDLRALGIGLELAAVIGGAAWLGHWADGKFGTSPWLAFTGVVFGLTGGCWHALKMANHGKTPDIPGITAKKKNTTRKPNDTQADKTDDPDR
- a CDS encoding ATP synthase F0 subunit C is translated as MLNVLASLDAAGWAAGLAGVGVGLCVLGAGIGIGNIGGNATQATARQPEASGQVFLQMLIAAALIEGVAFFGILQASGGGAAAIEAAEGMNDETALVAPADDTVYIIEEDEVH
- a CDS encoding carboxypeptidase regulatory-like domain-containing protein; this encodes MRIKWAGLWVLFLALAVGSAVFPAAAQDGTIEPTPDPVYLSGRVVDSEGEPIAGVELYAMPCGVPGRLASVLIPGSRYENALWGASTDDQGAFSIAVAFPGVIYRVGCRYDSTASFSTQEVIADPGVSVEIVAYPFDPQPVIEGQVVRSDGTFAAGATVELLGRYAGQRWTRRCDAMGRFCFDDIYARSWNGGTIYAKLDGEVSIPYTPVQMRASGGRVVLGLPGMAVGVLRDLKTGEPIVGATIIVEPRRYPQIRWTATTHDDGWFQVLDLPPGEYQYRAVCESHADRPPSLRRWDSRRVRVRAGETAELAGFQMSERALLGGRVLDADGQPVAGALVGCICHAGAYADGVDAVYTDAAGRYELHPGAFDEGNLREIHAYHPAMGSGSTRIEVFLPDPQRNKLEPGMAMTHFDIVLGGATRLRGRVTGPDGEPLAGIRCGYSGWNVHAATDDDGRYDLGMVSLATDPGGTRLRPVQAMPRGVITEGSYARWPDRVRQPEERHYIAGNAQGEPGPGGESTVDIQLEATDVLTFGGRVNRPVAWGDRGPKVYLIHGRVEGEQVRDSVLNFLKLLRRQEEQIRMHGHVSQLPIDHDLCVFRSIRSDKDGLWSAHYTRHDLETWAQYADRLRQTGLTQEERMLAELGVDVVRVFEDDRETETQDLAEDDVEAEPAIRWVTVLVVLGEMEYELHEPFELRMDKVDYTDPAAVLP
- the atpG gene encoding ATP synthase F1 subunit gamma — translated: MPANIREIKGRIKAVGNIKRITHTMQLIASAKFQQMQKRATDAQAYTHKVAEVVGEVASTMSPGEVDLPLISPPAQKVGKELLLVLTSSRGLCGAYNGNVMRKALAHLNAQGQQNIDLEVVGKKGVGMFKFSRVPVDVVHDTISDTPGYDEVAAIAQTYMDAYIDGNYDAVRVCYMAFRSMSKQEPVLQTLLPLEPPDGGSGPVAERSSGQVKDSATGPQDHSTTSAVNYEFSPGPEELLGELLPITVKSTLFQCFNEAIVSEQIARMVAMKSATDAAGKMGKSLKRQFNRARQAAITTELSEIIAGAAALE